From the genome of Bosea sp. Tri-49, one region includes:
- a CDS encoding tripartite tricarboxylate transporter permease: protein MDAFSALLAGFQVALTPLNLTVAFAGVALGTAIGALPGIGPINAVALLLPLCFALKLPPETALILLAGLYYGSGYGGRISSILLNIPGDPGLVMTTLDGYPLAKAGRGAAALAISGIGSFVGGTSAVILMTFLAVPLARLALSFGPADYVALMVLSFALLGTMGEGKAVKTWIAVALGLLLAMVGIDGGSGVERFTFGSLELLGGIDFTSLTIGLFAVAEILVLAEGMLSGVISRTGDGVRLTLKEVMFCVPAMLRATGIGFFLGVLPGTGASVASAMAYTAEKRVSDKGSFGKGDMRGLAAPETADNAAQTGSMVPMLALGIPGSGTTAVMLGAFLMYSITPGPLLFTQRPEVAWGLIASMYIGNLMLLVLNLPLVGLFARLLLIPAWILYPGILALSYAGVYAVSNSAFELIITTAIGILAYALRKVGIPLIPVLLAFVLARLLEDNFRRALSLSDGGYEILFSTPTSIILWALALLAIAWPLVGQLQRSRAPAPSEI, encoded by the coding sequence ATGGACGCTTTCTCCGCCCTTCTGGCCGGCTTCCAGGTCGCGCTCACCCCGCTCAACCTGACGGTCGCCTTCGCCGGCGTCGCGCTCGGCACCGCGATCGGCGCATTGCCGGGCATCGGGCCGATCAATGCCGTGGCGCTGCTGCTGCCGCTATGCTTCGCGCTGAAACTGCCGCCCGAGACGGCGCTGATCCTGCTCGCCGGGCTCTATTACGGCAGCGGCTATGGCGGACGCATCTCCTCGATCCTGCTTAATATCCCCGGGGATCCCGGGCTGGTGATGACCACGCTCGACGGCTATCCGCTCGCCAAAGCCGGGCGGGGGGCCGCGGCGCTCGCGATCAGCGGAATCGGCAGCTTCGTCGGCGGCACCAGCGCCGTCATCCTGATGACTTTCCTCGCCGTGCCGCTGGCCCGGCTGGCGCTGTCCTTCGGACCGGCGGACTACGTCGCGCTGATGGTGCTGTCCTTCGCCCTGCTCGGGACGATGGGCGAAGGCAAGGCCGTGAAAACCTGGATCGCGGTTGCTCTCGGCCTGCTGCTTGCCATGGTCGGGATCGATGGCGGCAGCGGCGTCGAGCGCTTCACCTTCGGTTCGCTCGAGCTGCTTGGCGGCATCGACTTCACCAGCCTGACCATCGGCCTCTTCGCCGTCGCCGAGATTCTCGTTCTGGCGGAAGGGATGCTCAGCGGCGTGATCTCACGTACTGGCGACGGGGTCCGGCTGACACTGAAAGAGGTCATGTTCTGCGTGCCGGCGATGCTGCGGGCGACCGGCATCGGCTTCTTCCTCGGCGTGCTCCCCGGAACCGGCGCCTCGGTCGCCTCCGCCATGGCCTACACCGCCGAGAAACGGGTCTCCGACAAGGGCTCCTTCGGCAAGGGCGACATGCGCGGCCTTGCAGCGCCGGAGACCGCCGACAATGCTGCGCAGACCGGCTCGATGGTGCCGATGCTGGCGCTCGGCATCCCCGGCTCGGGCACGACGGCGGTGATGCTTGGCGCCTTCCTGATGTACTCGATCACGCCCGGCCCGCTGTTGTTTACGCAGCGCCCGGAGGTCGCCTGGGGCCTGATCGCCTCGATGTATATCGGCAATCTGATGCTGCTGGTGCTCAACCTGCCGCTGGTCGGGCTCTTCGCGCGGCTGCTGCTGATCCCCGCCTGGATCCTTTACCCAGGCATCCTCGCTCTGTCCTATGCCGGCGTCTATGCCGTCTCCAATTCGGCCTTCGAGCTCATCATCACCACCGCCATCGGCATCCTCGCCTACGCCTTGCGCAAGGTCGGCATTCCGTTGATCCCGGTGCTGCTGGCCTTCGTGCTCGCCCGCCTGCTCGAGGACAATTTCCGCCGCGCCTTGTCGCTCTCGGATGGCGGCTACGAGATCCTGTTCTCGACCCCGACGAGCATCATCCTCTGGGCTCTGGCGCTCCTCGCCATAGCCTGGCCGCTCGTCGGGCAATTGCAGCGAAGCCGCGCTCCGGCTCCGAGCGAAATCTGA
- a CDS encoding isochorismatase family protein: MTTHTAVQPGFADLIDLWAPVRQLGTGFEFCEGPIWHPQGQHLLFSDMPGDVRRRWDGNGVREVRRPANKCNGMTYDAALDLIVCEHATSSLVRERPDGRSEVIASHFEGMELNSPNDVVVKSDGSIYFSDPWYGRMPVFGVERPRQLGFQGVYRIPPEGGAPQLLVDRYLFDQPNGLCFCPTEDRLFVNDTVQHNIRVFDIKPDGRLGSGRIFASGIVGSEPGVPDGMKCDAQGNIWVTGPGGVWVYSIKGELIGKLRVPELVGNLTWGGPDWRTLFLTASHSLYAVETKVGPRLEPYMKAGTTDTGSSSHGRAAAERPAADIVPAASVAANGTKKVASGYRLDPSRCALIIQDMQNDVVMEGGAFAGSGSPEHCRQQNAIANGSRLAQAARSRGIPVIHVWFIVEAGAPGVTMNAPLFEGLADAKALVRGTWGAAPVPGLEAQSSDHVVEKQRMSAWEGTRLETVLKALGRDIVIVTGAWTNMSIEHTARTGADKGYFMVVPEDACSTMNAEWHTASVNYALQNVCVVTDVDAVIAATA; this comes from the coding sequence ATGACTACTCACACCGCCGTCCAGCCCGGTTTCGCCGACCTGATCGACCTCTGGGCGCCGGTGCGCCAGCTCGGCACCGGCTTCGAGTTCTGCGAGGGCCCGATCTGGCATCCGCAGGGACAGCACCTGCTGTTCTCGGACATGCCGGGCGATGTCCGGCGCCGCTGGGACGGAAACGGCGTGCGGGAGGTCAGGCGGCCGGCGAACAAATGCAACGGCATGACCTATGATGCCGCGCTCGACCTGATCGTCTGCGAGCACGCGACCTCGTCGCTGGTGCGCGAGCGCCCGGACGGGCGTAGCGAGGTCATCGCCTCGCATTTCGAGGGCATGGAGCTCAACAGTCCCAACGACGTCGTCGTGAAGTCTGACGGATCGATCTATTTCTCCGATCCCTGGTATGGCCGCATGCCGGTCTTCGGCGTCGAGCGGCCGCGCCAGCTGGGTTTCCAGGGCGTCTATCGCATTCCCCCTGAAGGCGGCGCGCCGCAGCTCCTGGTCGACCGCTACCTCTTCGACCAGCCGAACGGGCTATGCTTCTGCCCCACGGAAGACCGACTCTTCGTCAACGACACCGTACAGCACAATATCCGGGTCTTCGACATCAAGCCGGATGGCCGGCTCGGCTCCGGCCGCATCTTCGCCTCAGGCATCGTCGGCTCCGAGCCCGGTGTCCCCGACGGGATGAAATGCGATGCGCAGGGCAATATCTGGGTCACCGGCCCCGGCGGTGTCTGGGTCTACTCGATCAAGGGCGAGCTGATCGGCAAGCTGCGCGTGCCCGAGCTCGTCGGCAACCTCACTTGGGGCGGTCCGGACTGGCGCACGCTCTTCCTGACCGCGAGTCATTCGCTCTATGCGGTCGAGACCAAGGTCGGGCCACGCCTTGAGCCCTACATGAAGGCGGGCACTACCGACACCGGGAGTTCGAGCCATGGCCGCGCTGCGGCAGAGCGGCCGGCCGCAGACATCGTCCCCGCAGCTTCTGTCGCGGCAAACGGCACGAAGAAGGTCGCCTCCGGCTACCGGCTCGATCCATCGCGCTGTGCCCTGATCATCCAGGACATGCAGAACGATGTGGTGATGGAGGGCGGCGCCTTCGCCGGCTCGGGCTCGCCGGAGCATTGCCGGCAGCAGAACGCGATCGCCAACGGTTCGCGCCTGGCGCAGGCGGCGCGCTCGCGCGGCATCCCGGTGATCCATGTCTGGTTCATCGTCGAGGCCGGCGCGCCTGGCGTAACCATGAACGCCCCGCTGTTCGAAGGACTTGCCGACGCCAAGGCGCTGGTGCGCGGCACCTGGGGCGCGGCTCCCGTGCCCGGCCTGGAGGCGCAGAGCAGCGACCATGTCGTCGAGAAGCAGCGCATGAGCGCCTGGGAAGGCACAAGGCTGGAGACGGTGCTGAAGGCGCTCGGCCGCGACATCGTCATCGTCACCGGCGCCTGGACCAACATGTCGATCGAGCACACCGCCCGCACCGGCGCCGACAAGGGCTATTTCATGGTGGTGCCGGAGGATGCCTGCTCGACGATGAACGCCGAATGGCACACGGCCTCTGTGAATTACGCGCTGCAGAATGTCTGCGTCGTGACGGATGTCGATGCAGTCATCGCCGCGACCGCCTGA
- a CDS encoding N-acyl homoserine lactonase family protein gives MALEIKILDYGDIELESSFLVLGRDCGRTRRVPTYGFLILGGPWPVVVDTGYRHNQIMESLGMRGLQFHENMIENQLAKHGVRMGDVRYVMHTHLHIDHAGKDELFPMNTTVLVNRRELEYSVSGLMHPQYPAPDIKHLIDRLHTRDALRFEDLELSGMIELFPGCYLEAAGAHTEGSMNVHVDTNEGRAIICGDVIYDFNDQIVSPFHELHANEPRTTGNHGVSKREEKAAIKKLLANGAFLLPVHDKPAKIAHGQVVGRMDMAVPGPVVQSLPARNWFAA, from the coding sequence ATGGCCCTCGAAATCAAGATCCTCGACTATGGCGATATCGAGCTGGAATCGAGCTTCCTCGTGCTCGGCCGCGATTGCGGCCGCACCCGCCGCGTGCCGACCTACGGCTTCCTGATCCTCGGCGGTCCCTGGCCGGTGGTGGTCGACACCGGCTACCGCCACAACCAGATCATGGAGAGCCTCGGCATGCGCGGCCTCCAGTTCCACGAGAACATGATCGAGAACCAGCTCGCCAAACACGGCGTGCGGATGGGCGATGTGCGATATGTCATGCACACCCACCTCCATATCGATCATGCCGGCAAGGACGAGCTCTTCCCGATGAACACCACGGTGCTCGTCAACCGGCGCGAGCTCGAATACTCGGTCTCCGGGCTGATGCACCCGCAATATCCGGCGCCCGACATCAAACACCTGATCGACCGCCTGCACACGCGCGACGCGCTGCGCTTCGAGGACCTCGAATTGTCGGGGATGATCGAGCTCTTCCCCGGCTGCTATCTCGAAGCGGCCGGCGCCCATACCGAAGGCTCGATGAACGTCCATGTCGATACCAATGAAGGCCGCGCCATCATCTGCGGCGACGTGATCTACGACTTCAACGACCAGATCGTCTCGCCCTTCCACGAGCTGCACGCCAACGAGCCGCGCACCACCGGCAATCACGGCGTCTCCAAGCGCGAGGAGAAGGCGGCGATCAAGAAGCTGCTCGCCAACGGTGCCTTTCTGCTGCCGGTCCACGACAAGCCGGCCAAGATCGCCCATGGCCAGGTCGTCGGCCGCATGGACATGGCGGTGCCCGGGCCGGTGGTGCAGTCGCTGCCGGCCCGCAACTGGTTCGCGGCGTGA